The following coding sequences lie in one Populus trichocarpa isolate Nisqually-1 chromosome 14, P.trichocarpa_v4.1, whole genome shotgun sequence genomic window:
- the LOC7494086 gene encoding uncharacterized protein LOC7494086 has product MAKKSQRRPVRYERDQSGCMWGLMSMFDFRHGRSTQKLISDRRRGTRHAVVTGTPKKKPDNLSENCQGIIDGEESRKATSDTNKLSVKKLMEEEMFSELDTKNEINNPEVEPKQSNSENGNHRTKNHKRKKSRTKSCDIHLEDLNVAESLESEQHCLHNLEKQSTKSLDIGEIMEDFCHQIHQKSIDYVEHDQHDEVQHQPNQKNPDFEEKLSEVIKLINEKLIDRKHVTEDGDLHPSKELRDALQILTSDEELFLKLLQGPKSIMVKHVQNLWNAQVEKDGDSKLLAVSNLLEQGLHGFRHSGEAIHGKQRKFFRKKTKSLEKNPSKENKASQASNRIVILKPGPTSLLLPENESSIGSSPESQFIIRNKGPIERSASHFSLTEIKRKLKNAMGKEKQETSTDGTSKRFFNKHAVGNSEKGFKENLGRNSPSKDHFFIEKIARPPMGGKMREKTCKLKESEISVEDEAVIYPKQRPSNIYIEAKKHLSEMLSTGQGDVDFSSGPVPKTLGRILSLPEYNFSPLGSPGRDWEQGFLTAQMRFSASEKFQKHETIVSHLGRTALNSEPLSSVSNDSIWDKKQASSNPNASASNELHDKEEKTFCSIRDEMPSEGEVEVVKKTAIEEESNILDTLSEPSSSPLDEHQNGDMSDVCDKKEYSECLEHESFEENQPLSSPLTSPSTTSNTKKLSCLEVTSEIRERPSPISVLEPLFPEEEITPASSRLEPVELPVQPLRIQFEEHEPSAADRNIPLKASVDDKESVFEYVKAVLQASGMKWDEFYMRSHSSEQLLDPSIFFEVEFFSNQLCCDKKLLFDSANEALVEVYERYFGCFPGLSFVKSTIRPAPDMKNSIYEVWEGVSWHLLPLPMPHTLDQLVKKDMAKTGTWMDLRCDIETILVEIGEAIFEDLMEEAIFGDLME; this is encoded by the exons ATGGCAAAAAAATCACAGAGACGCCCTGTGCGATATGAAAGAGACCAATCGGGCTGCATGTGGGGTTTAATGAGTATGTTTGACTTCCGCCATGGTCGATCAACGCAGAAGCTGATTTCAGATAGGAGGCGTGGGACCAGACATGCTGTTG TTACTGGAACTCCTAAGAAAAAGCCTGACAATCTTAGTGAAAACTGCCAAGGCATAATT GATGGTGAAGAGAGCAGAAAAGCAACAAGTGATACCAATAAGCTGAGTGTGAAAAAGCTCATGGAAGAAGAGATGTTCAGTGAGCTAGACACaaagaatgaaataaacaatCCTGAGGTAGAACCAAAACAGTCAAATTCAGAAAATGGAAACCACAGAACGAAGAAccacaagagaaaaaaaagtcgCACAAAAAGTTGTGATATACACTTGGAGGATCTTAATGTTGCTGAAAGCTTGGAATCTGAACAGCATTGCCTTCATAATTTAGAGAAGCAATCTACGAAAAGTCTTGATATAGGTGAAATAATGGAGGATTTCTGCCATCAGATCCATCAGAAAAGCATAGATTATGTGGAGCATGACCAACATGATGAAGTTCAACATCAGCCAAACCAAAAGAATCCTGACTTCGAAGAGAAATTGAGTGAGGTAATAAAACTCATAAATGAGAAACTTATTGACAGGAAACATGTCACTGAAGATGGGGACCTCCACCCATCCAAAGAACTGAGGGATGCACTTCAGATTCTAACTTCTGATGAGGAATTGTTTCTAAAACTCTTACAAGGTCCAAAGTCCATAATGGTGAAGCATGTTCAAAACTTGTGGAATGCTCAGGTTGAGAAAGATGGCGACTCCAAGTTACTTGCCGTATCTAACTTGTTAGAACAGGGGCTTCATGGCTTCAGACATTCTGGCGAGGCTATCCATGGTAAACAACgcaaatttttcagaaaaaagaCCAAATCTCTGGAAAAGAACCCATCAAAGGAAAATAAGGCATCTCAAGCTTCAAATAGAATTGTAATATTAAAGCCTGGCCCGACAAGCTTGCTACTACCTGAAAATGAAAGCAGTATTGGATCATCACCAGAATCTCAATTCATCATCAGAAACAAGGGACCAATTGAGAGATCTGCTTCTCACTTTTCTCTgactgaaattaaaagaaagttgaaaaatgcAATGGGAAAGGAAAAGCAGGAAACCTCTACTGATGGGACTTCAAAGAgattttttaacaaacatgCTGTGGGAAATAGTGAAAAAGGATTCAAGGAGAACCTTGGAAGGAATTCTCCAAGTAAAGACCACttctttattgaaaaaattgcTAGACCTCCCATGGGtggcaaaatgagagagaagacTTGCAAGTTGAAAGAATCTGAAATAAGTGTGGAAGATGAAGCTGTTATTTATCCCAAGCAAAGGCCATCTAACATCTACATCGAGGCCAAGAAACATCTCTCTGAGATGCTGAGCACTGGCCAGGGGGATGTGGATTTTTCAAGCGGGCCTGTGCCAAAAACCCTTGGCAGGATTCTCTCCCTTCCCGAGTACAATTTTTCGCCGCTTGGTAGTCCAGGAAGGGATTGGGAGCAAGGCTTTCTGACAGCACAGATGAGATTTTCTGCCAGtgaaaaatttcagaaacatGAAACCATTGTCAGCCATTTAGGTCGAACAGCATTAAACTCAGAGCCTCTGTCATCTGTTTCCAATGACAGCATCTGGGATAAAAAACAAGCTTCTTCAAACCCAAATGCAAGTGCCTCAAATGAACTTCAtgataaagaagagaaaacctTTTGCTCTATCAGAGATGAGATGCCTTCTgaag GTGAAGTGGAGGTTGTAAAAAAAACTGCAATTGAAGAAGAGAGCAATATCTTAGATACTCTTTCTGAACCAAGCAGCTCGCCTCTTGATGAACACCAAAATGGTGATATGTCTGACGTTtgtgataaaaaagaatattcagAATGCTTGGAACAT GAATCATTTGAAGAAAACCAACCTCTATCTTCTCCATTAACATCTCCATCCACCACTTCAAACACCAAAAAACTTAGTTGTCTAGAGGTTACATCTGAGATACGAGAACGGCCCAGTCCTATATCTGTTCTTGAGCCACTTTTCCCAGAGGAGGAGATCACCCCAGCAAGCAGCAGACTTGAACCTG TTGAACTGCCAGTGCAACCCTTGAGAATTCAATTTGAAGAACATGAACCTTCAGCTGCAGATCGAAACATCCCTCTGAAAGCTTCTGTAGATGACAAGGAATCGGTATTTGAGTATGTAAAAGCAGTGCTTCAAGCATCTGGCATGAAGTGGGATGAATTTTATATGAGGTCACATTCTTCAGAACAGCTTCTTGacccatcaatattttttgaggTAGAATTCTTTTCCAACCAGCTTTGTTGTGACAAGAAGCTTCTCTTTGATTCTGCTAACGAAGCTCTTGTGGAGGTATATGAGCGGTATTTTGGTTGCTTCCCTGGGTTATCATTTGTAAAATCTACCATCCGGCCTGCCCCAGACATGAAAAATAGCATTTATGAGGTTTGGGAAGGAGTCTCTTGGCATCTCCTCCCATTGCCAATGCCTCATACTTTGGATCAGCTTGTTAAGAAAGATATGGCAAAAACTGGAACATGGATGGACCTTCGATGTGATATTGAAACTATCCTTGTTGAAATTGGTGAGGCCATTTTTGAAGATTTGATGGAAGAAGCCATTTTCGGAGATCTGATGGAATAA